From Sceloporus undulatus isolate JIND9_A2432 ecotype Alabama chromosome 6, SceUnd_v1.1, whole genome shotgun sequence, one genomic window encodes:
- the LOC121933713 gene encoding olfactory receptor 10A7-like: MENQTEVVTEFILFGLSSDPRMQLFLFFMFLGIYAATLLANSMIILVINTQPSLHTPMFFFLKILALVDICYSTVTVPKMLENFVSKEKSISMVGCYAQIFFFIHFACVEIFLLTAMAYDRFVAICDPLHYSTIMNKQMCHQLVAGTFIMGLLDATANTVPLMCVTFCGVNRISHYTCDLPAVLSLSCSGSFTSYMLILASVFPFGFTPFLLTLVSYVRIISTILKIHSAKGRSKAFSTCSSHLIMASLFYFSAFVRYLKPSSNSLSDLERVASIQYLILTPLLNPIIYSLKNNEMKTNIQKKFGKRR, encoded by the coding sequence ATGGAAAATCAAACTGAAGTGGTAACTGAATTTATTCTCTTTGGACTTTCAAGTGATCCACGAATGCAGttgtttctgttcttcatgtttcTCGGCATATATGCTGCCACATTACTAGCAAACTCTATGATCATATTGGTAATTAACACACAGCCTAGTCTTCACACCCCCATGTTCTTCTTTCTCAAGATACTAGCATTGGTTGACATTTGCTACTCAACTGTCACTGTTCCAAAGATGCTAGAAAATTTTGTCTCAAAGGAGAAATCAATTTCTATGGTGGGATGTTATGCACAGATCTTTTTCTTTATCCATTTTGCTTGTGTTGAAATTTTTCTGCTTACAGCAATGGCATATGATCGCTTTGTTGCTATCTGTGACCCACTACATTATTCAACAATTATGAATAAGCAGATGTGTCATCAGCTAGTGGCTGGAACCTTTATAATGGGCTTGTTGGATGCTACAGCCAACACAGTGCCCTTAATGTGTGTGACCTTCTGTGGAGTCAATAGAATTAGTCACTACACCTGCGACCTTCCTGCAGTTCTGAGTTTGTCTTGCAGTGGATCATTCACCAGCTATATGTTAATTCTTGCCTCTGTTTTTCCCTTTGGTTTTACCCCTTTCCTCTTAACTCTTGTCTCTTACGTTAGAATAATTTCAACCATCCTGAAGATTCACTCTGCaaaaggcaggagcaaagccttctccacttGTAGTTCTCACCTCATTATGgcttctctgttttatttttctgcctttgtCCGATACTTGAAGCCTAGTTCTAACTCTCTCTCTGACCTGGAGAGGGTGGCCTCTATCCAGTACCTTATTTTAACTCCTCTGTTAAACCCTATAATATACAGtcttaaaaacaatgaaatgaaaactaatattcagaaaaagtttgggaaacgTAGGTAA